The Cellulomonas sp. S1-8 genome has a window encoding:
- a CDS encoding glutathione S-transferase family protein codes for MDQSPGTPAPDGTTAHDRPGVYSTPGAEFERDSRYLTTRITADGRDGWAVEPGRYRLVVSRACPWASRAVVVRRLLGLEDALSMGICGPTHDERSWTFDLDPGGVDPVLGIERLRDAYLRRDPDYSRGITVPAIVDVPSGAVVTNDFSQMTLDLSTQWTAHHRPGAPDLYPEAMRGEIDEVAAEIYRDVNNGVYRCGFAGSQRAYDRAYDRLFAALDRLEERLTARRYLVGDTITEADVRLFTTLVRFDVVYHGHFKCNRHRLTEMPALWAYARDLFQTPGFGDTVDFVHVKQHYYGVHRDINPSGIVPRGPELHGWLTPHGRQALGGRPFGDGTPPGPVRDDERVPEGHGATG; via the coding sequence ATGGACCAGTCCCCCGGAACGCCGGCCCCCGACGGCACCACCGCGCACGACCGACCCGGCGTCTACTCCACGCCCGGTGCGGAGTTCGAACGGGACAGCCGCTACCTGACCACCCGCATCACCGCGGACGGCCGCGACGGCTGGGCCGTCGAGCCCGGCCGCTACCGCCTCGTCGTGTCGCGTGCGTGCCCCTGGGCCAGCCGTGCGGTCGTCGTGCGCCGCCTGCTGGGCCTGGAGGACGCGCTGTCGATGGGCATCTGCGGCCCCACCCACGACGAACGCTCGTGGACCTTCGACCTCGATCCGGGTGGCGTCGACCCCGTCCTGGGGATCGAGCGGCTGCGCGACGCCTACCTGCGGCGGGACCCCGACTACTCCCGGGGCATCACCGTGCCCGCGATCGTCGACGTGCCGTCGGGTGCGGTCGTCACCAACGACTTCTCGCAGATGACGCTGGACCTGTCGACGCAGTGGACCGCTCACCACCGGCCCGGCGCGCCCGACCTGTACCCCGAGGCGATGCGCGGCGAGATCGACGAGGTCGCCGCGGAGATCTACCGCGACGTCAACAACGGCGTGTACCGGTGCGGGTTCGCCGGCTCGCAGCGGGCGTACGACCGCGCGTACGACCGCCTGTTCGCCGCGCTCGACCGCCTCGAGGAGCGCCTGACCGCTCGGCGCTACCTCGTCGGCGACACGATCACCGAGGCCGACGTGCGGCTGTTCACCACGCTCGTACGGTTCGACGTCGTCTACCACGGGCACTTCAAGTGCAACCGCCACCGGCTGACGGAGATGCCGGCGCTGTGGGCGTACGCGCGCGACCTGTTCCAGACCCCCGGCTTCGGCGACACCGTGGACTTCGTGCACGTCAAGCAGCACTACTACGGGGTCCACCGCGACATCAACCCGTCCGGGATCGTGCCGCGCGGCCCCGAGCTGCACGGGTGGCTGACCCCGCACGGCCGCCAGGCGCTGGGCGGGCGGCCGTTCGGCGACGGGACGCCGCCCGGTCCCGTCCGCGACGACGAGCGCGTGCCGGAGGGCCACGGGGCCACGGGCTGA
- a CDS encoding alpha/beta hydrolase, translating into MATGASGDATTVDGAVGSPGAAPPGPTARGRAARLGAAVARWWARFSPTGLIGALVMFAAALGPSLMPRSPLYQGAIAGACAAIGYGVGALVGWGGRRIGLRAPWPPERRVLVRRTCAALAVVVVVWALLVDADWQARSRELLDMGAPVPARPLLVLALAVVLALLLVLAARGLRAVVAAVARLTGRLLPPVVARLVAVLVVGVATFLLLDGTIVAGGMNVLTSTFGALDKETYEGDEPPTDPSRSGSPGSLAAWDSLGREGRRFVAGGPDVAELERLSAAVGLDREVREPVRVYAGLDSHTELDDLAELVVDELDRTDAWDRSVLVVVTTTGTGWVDPASAAAIELLWGGDTAIAAMQYSYLPSWVSFVGDRSAPPEAGRALFEAVHARWSQLPPDDRPALYAFGISLGSFGSQGAFASLPDVVARTDGAVWAGTPGFTPLWRELTEERDPGSREIHPVLDEGRTARWGVALRSDDGASLIAGEATWQRPRVVYLQHASDGVTWWSTDLLLERPDWLREERGEDVLPDVRWFPVATFFRVGIDLFVAGEAPAGHGHTFVGEYADAWAAVAPPPGWAPAATTVLRAALDAPRDTSVAGR; encoded by the coding sequence ATGGCGACGGGGGCGTCCGGCGACGCGACCACGGTGGACGGTGCGGTGGGGTCCCCCGGGGCCGCGCCACCCGGCCCGACGGCACGTGGACGTGCCGCACGCCTCGGGGCGGCGGTCGCCCGGTGGTGGGCGCGCTTCTCCCCGACGGGCCTGATCGGGGCGCTCGTGATGTTCGCGGCTGCGCTCGGACCGTCGCTCATGCCGCGCAGCCCGCTCTACCAGGGCGCGATCGCCGGCGCCTGCGCGGCGATCGGGTACGGCGTCGGCGCCCTCGTCGGGTGGGGCGGGCGACGCATCGGGCTCCGCGCGCCGTGGCCGCCCGAGCGCCGGGTGCTCGTGCGCCGCACGTGCGCCGCGCTCGCGGTCGTCGTGGTCGTCTGGGCGCTGCTCGTCGACGCCGACTGGCAGGCGCGCTCGCGCGAGCTCCTCGACATGGGCGCACCCGTGCCGGCCCGGCCCCTGCTGGTGCTGGCGCTCGCGGTCGTCCTGGCCCTGCTGCTGGTGCTTGCCGCGCGCGGGTTGCGGGCGGTGGTGGCGGCCGTCGCCCGCCTCACGGGCCGGCTCCTGCCTCCGGTGGTGGCCCGCCTCGTCGCGGTCCTGGTGGTCGGCGTGGCCACGTTCCTCCTGCTCGACGGCACGATCGTCGCGGGCGGGATGAACGTCCTCACCTCGACGTTCGGGGCGCTCGACAAGGAGACCTACGAGGGCGACGAGCCGCCGACCGACCCGAGTCGCAGCGGGTCACCGGGGTCCCTGGCCGCGTGGGACTCGCTGGGGCGAGAAGGGCGCCGGTTCGTCGCAGGAGGTCCGGACGTCGCCGAGCTCGAGCGGCTCTCCGCAGCGGTCGGGCTCGACCGCGAGGTGCGCGAACCGGTGCGCGTCTACGCGGGCCTCGACAGCCACACCGAGCTCGACGACCTCGCGGAGCTGGTCGTCGACGAGCTCGACCGCACGGACGCGTGGGACCGCTCGGTCCTCGTCGTCGTCACCACGACGGGCACGGGCTGGGTCGACCCCGCGTCCGCCGCCGCGATCGAGCTGCTGTGGGGCGGGGACACCGCGATCGCCGCGATGCAGTACTCCTACCTGCCGAGCTGGGTGAGCTTCGTCGGGGACCGCTCCGCCCCGCCCGAGGCCGGGCGTGCGCTCTTCGAGGCCGTGCACGCGCGCTGGTCGCAGCTGCCCCCGGACGACCGGCCCGCGCTCTACGCGTTCGGCATCTCGCTCGGCAGCTTCGGCTCGCAGGGCGCGTTCGCGAGCCTGCCGGACGTCGTGGCCCGCACCGACGGCGCCGTGTGGGCCGGCACCCCCGGCTTCACCCCCCTGTGGCGCGAGCTCACCGAGGAACGCGACCCCGGGTCGCGCGAGATCCACCCCGTGCTCGACGAGGGGCGCACGGCACGCTGGGGCGTCGCGCTGCGCTCCGACGACGGGGCGTCCCTCATCGCCGGCGAGGCGACGTGGCAGCGGCCCCGCGTCGTGTACCTGCAGCACGCGTCCGACGGCGTCACGTGGTGGTCCACGGACCTGCTGCTCGAGCGCCCCGACTGGCTGCGCGAGGAGCGCGGCGAGGACGTGCTCCCGGACGTCCGCTGGTTCCCCGTCGCGACGTTCTTCCGGGTCGGGATCGACCTGTTCGTCGCGGGCGAGGCACCGGCCGGGCACGGGCACACGTTCGTCGGCGAGTACGCGGACGCGTGGGCAGCCGTCGCACCGCCTCCCGGCTGGGCTCCGGCGGCGACGACCGTCCTGCGCGCTGCGCTCGACGCCCCGCGGGACACGTCCGTGGCAGGTCGCTGA
- a CDS encoding DEAD/DEAH box helicase encodes MTTFTDLGVPEVLVRALAHQQITAPFPIQTATLPDTLRGADVLGRGRTGSGKTLAFALPVVARLAASGTQRRARRPRALVLCPTRELATQIEAVFAPLAAAAGLRTTTIFGGVAQSRQVTALDRGVDVLVACPGRLEDLLRQNLVTLDGVEITVLDEADHMADLGFLPVVRRLMDKTPTRGQRLLFSATLDNGVGTLVDRYLTTPVEHAVDPAAQTVVASTHHVLEVADAAAKKAVVEMLAAGSGRRVLFMRTKHHAKKLARQLTLAGIPAVDLHGNLGQGARERNLAAFSSGKARVLVATDIAARGIHVDEVELVVHVDPPAEHKAYLHRSGRTARAGASGTVLTLQLPEQRADVRAMTRAAGITVTPVAVTPGDALVRQLADAPGTVATENGGTPAPTHAVSGSVMSSDRSSGRARSGGAQQSAGRGQSSQRGRSTPSRGQAAPTRGQSAPGSTPRAADTSDAAARRRGGSRAASRPAGPAVVWTSGGPETARTHDARSTAPQQRSTGPSAGRDAGAPSSDAAGAPRRRRGGRGRGRAGAAASNPAA; translated from the coding sequence GTGACGACCTTCACCGACCTCGGCGTGCCCGAGGTGCTGGTCCGCGCGCTCGCGCACCAGCAGATCACCGCCCCGTTCCCCATCCAGACCGCGACGCTGCCGGACACCCTGCGCGGCGCCGACGTGCTCGGCCGCGGCCGCACGGGCTCCGGCAAGACGCTCGCGTTCGCGCTGCCCGTCGTGGCGCGCCTCGCCGCGTCCGGCACGCAGCGCCGTGCCCGTCGCCCCCGCGCCCTGGTCCTGTGCCCCACGCGTGAGCTCGCGACGCAGATCGAGGCCGTGTTCGCCCCGCTCGCAGCCGCTGCCGGCCTGCGCACCACCACCATCTTCGGCGGCGTGGCGCAGTCGCGTCAGGTCACCGCGCTCGACCGGGGCGTCGACGTCCTGGTCGCCTGCCCGGGGCGCCTGGAGGACCTGCTGCGGCAGAACCTCGTCACGCTCGACGGCGTCGAGATCACCGTCCTCGACGAGGCCGACCACATGGCCGACCTCGGCTTCCTGCCCGTCGTGCGGCGCCTCATGGACAAGACGCCGACGCGCGGTCAGCGCCTGCTGTTCTCCGCGACGCTCGACAACGGCGTCGGCACGCTGGTCGACCGCTACCTGACGACGCCCGTCGAGCACGCGGTCGACCCCGCCGCGCAGACCGTGGTCGCCAGCACGCACCACGTGCTCGAGGTCGCCGACGCTGCTGCCAAGAAGGCCGTCGTCGAGATGTTGGCGGCCGGCTCCGGTCGCCGTGTGCTGTTCATGCGCACCAAGCACCACGCCAAGAAGCTCGCGCGCCAGCTCACGCTGGCGGGCATCCCCGCTGTCGACCTGCACGGCAACCTCGGCCAGGGTGCGCGCGAGCGCAACCTCGCGGCGTTCTCCTCCGGCAAGGCGCGCGTGCTCGTCGCCACCGACATCGCAGCGCGCGGCATCCACGTCGACGAGGTCGAGCTCGTCGTGCACGTCGACCCGCCGGCCGAGCACAAGGCCTACCTGCACCGCTCGGGCCGCACCGCCCGCGCGGGCGCCTCCGGCACCGTGCTGACCCTGCAGCTCCCCGAGCAGCGCGCCGACGTCCGGGCGATGACGCGTGCCGCGGGCATCACGGTCACGCCGGTCGCGGTGACGCCCGGCGACGCGCTGGTCCGCCAGCTGGCCGACGCGCCGGGCACCGTCGCCACCGAGAACGGCGGGACGCCTGCCCCCACGCACGCCGTGTCCGGCAGCGTCATGTCGAGCGACCGCTCCTCGGGTCGTGCACGGTCCGGCGGTGCGCAGCAGTCGGCGGGCCGCGGCCAGTCGTCGCAGCGCGGCCGGTCCACGCCGTCGCGCGGGCAGGCGGCACCGACCCGGGGCCAGTCCGCACCGGGCAGCACCCCGCGCGCGGCGGACACGTCCGACGCGGCCGCACGTCGCCGCGGCGGCTCGCGTGCCGCGTCGCGACCGGCGGGTCCTGCCGTGGTGTGGACCTCCGGGGGCCCGGAGACCGCACGCACGCACGACGCGCGCAGCACCGCGCCGCAGCAGCGCAGCACCGGCCCGTCGGCCGGTCGCGACGCGGGCGCACCGTCCTCGGACGCGGCGGGCGCGCCCCGCCGTCGCCGCGGCGGGCGCGGCCGCGGACGGGCCGGCGCGGCGGCGAGCAACCCCGCCGCCTGA
- a CDS encoding sigma-70 family RNA polymerase sigma factor, which translates to MTTTTSEQTSGTGGATAPVPVDLTADEFAERLAPMRREILAHCYRMTGSVHDAEDMLQETYLRAWRAMRGFENRSSLRTWMFRIATNTCLTHLEGRRRRPLPTGLGAPASDPRDQPREDLSTPWLEPLPDALVWARPPVDPAETAVHRDSVRLAFVAALQHLTAQQRAVLLLRDVLAWSAAEVADALNLSVAAVNSTLQRARAHMAGVQDTPPLEPTDPRRQELLARYVAAFEAYDIAAIVDLLAADVVWEMPPFPGWYTGPEAIGELIGTWCPARGPGDMRLVPTAANGLPAFALYMRDAEGRHRAFQLQQVTVTGDGVRHVTVWFGAELFARFGLPEQLA; encoded by the coding sequence GTGACGACGACCACATCCGAACAGACGTCCGGCACCGGCGGGGCCACCGCTCCCGTCCCGGTCGACCTGACGGCCGACGAGTTCGCGGAGCGCCTCGCTCCCATGCGTCGCGAGATCCTCGCGCACTGCTACCGCATGACCGGCTCGGTCCACGACGCCGAGGACATGCTCCAGGAGACCTACCTGCGCGCGTGGCGCGCGATGCGCGGCTTCGAGAACCGTTCGTCCCTGCGCACGTGGATGTTCCGGATCGCGACGAACACGTGCCTGACGCACCTGGAGGGCCGTCGCCGCCGGCCCCTCCCGACGGGCCTGGGTGCGCCCGCCTCGGACCCGCGCGACCAGCCGCGCGAGGACCTGAGCACACCGTGGCTGGAGCCGCTGCCCGACGCGCTGGTCTGGGCGCGACCGCCCGTCGACCCCGCCGAGACGGCCGTGCACCGGGACTCCGTGCGCCTCGCGTTCGTCGCCGCGCTGCAGCACCTCACGGCGCAGCAGCGCGCCGTCCTGCTGCTGCGCGACGTCCTCGCGTGGTCGGCGGCCGAGGTGGCGGACGCGCTGAACCTGTCGGTCGCGGCCGTGAACTCCACGCTGCAGCGGGCGCGGGCGCACATGGCGGGGGTGCAGGACACGCCGCCGCTCGAGCCGACGGATCCCCGCCGGCAGGAGCTGCTCGCGCGCTACGTCGCGGCCTTCGAGGCGTACGACATCGCGGCGATCGTCGACCTGCTCGCGGCGGACGTGGTCTGGGAGATGCCGCCGTTCCCGGGCTGGTACACGGGCCCCGAGGCGATCGGCGAGCTCATCGGCACGTGGTGCCCGGCCAGGGGCCCGGGCGACATGCGGCTGGTGCCGACGGCCGCCAACGGGCTGCCCGCGTTCGCGCTGTACATGCGGGACGCCGAGGGCCGCCACCGGGCGTTCCAGCTGCAGCAGGTCACCGTCACCGGTGACGGCGTGCGGCACGTCACCGTGTGGTTCGGGGCCGAGCTGTTCGCGCGGTTCGGGCTGCCGGAGCAGCTGGCGTAG
- a CDS encoding VOC family protein produces the protein MIFVNLPVRDLAASRTFYTGLGLAVNEMFSDAQVVCVVVSDAICVLLQDHARFAGCTHLPVGDARSSTQVVHCLTAASRAEVDALAAAALRSGGSEFRATQHDGPVYARTLADPDGHVWEILHMDLTSDG, from the coding sequence ATGATCTTCGTCAACCTGCCGGTGCGGGATCTCGCGGCGTCCCGGACGTTCTACACCGGGCTCGGGCTGGCGGTGAACGAGATGTTCAGCGACGCGCAGGTGGTGTGCGTCGTCGTCTCCGACGCGATCTGCGTCCTGCTCCAGGACCACGCGCGGTTCGCCGGCTGCACGCACCTGCCGGTCGGCGACGCGCGGTCGAGCACGCAGGTGGTGCACTGCCTGACCGCGGCGTCGCGCGCGGAGGTCGACGCGCTCGCTGCCGCCGCGCTCCGATCCGGCGGCAGCGAGTTCCGCGCCACCCAGCACGACGGCCCCGTGTACGCGCGCACGCTGGCCGACCCGGACGGCCACGTGTGGGAGATCCTGCACATGGACCTGACGTCGGACGGGTGA
- a CDS encoding NUDIX domain-containing protein, whose amino-acid sequence MAPDPDGYAPDDHAAGRTLLVAAAYVVLRRPGRDGDEVLLQRRAGTGYMDGWWAVLAGHVDPGESVHEAAVREAAEESGVVVAPAALRPLTALHRFERTGPQVEQRVDVFFEVTTWTGEPVLTEPDRAAAMGWFPLRALPDEVVPHERLVLDLLAAGAPVPAVLSLPR is encoded by the coding sequence ATGGCACCCGACCCCGACGGCTACGCACCGGACGACCACGCCGCGGGGCGCACCCTGCTGGTCGCGGCCGCCTACGTCGTGCTGCGCCGCCCGGGGCGCGACGGCGACGAGGTGCTGCTGCAGCGCCGCGCCGGCACGGGGTACATGGACGGGTGGTGGGCCGTGCTGGCCGGTCACGTCGACCCCGGCGAGTCGGTCCACGAGGCCGCGGTCCGCGAGGCCGCCGAGGAGTCCGGGGTCGTCGTCGCGCCCGCCGCGCTGCGTCCGCTGACGGCCCTGCACCGCTTCGAGCGCACGGGCCCGCAGGTCGAGCAGCGCGTCGACGTGTTCTTCGAGGTGACGACGTGGACCGGCGAGCCGGTGCTCACCGAGCCGGACCGCGCAGCCGCCATGGGCTGGTTCCCGCTGCGCGCCCTGCCCGACGAGGTCGTCCCGCACGAGCGGCTCGTCCTCGACCTGCTCGCGGCCGGTGCGCCCGTGCCGGCGGTGCTCTCCCTCCCCCGCTGA
- a CDS encoding AAA family ATPase: protein MHPDPTRDDLAALVAARTPIVVLETEDEAGAVELVLRAASRPPGGRAPHPVFRWSVTDGLRRLDVDLGGSQLHNSEPPALLRSIADGVAPAVYVLLDLHPWFDDPVVVRLLKDVAQRPMGLRSTLVLVSHALTLPREVEHLAVRLPVSFPSAAERALIVDRTVAAWGQVTGQLPHVDAHARELLVQRLAGLSRAEVGRLAHGAIVDDGALTVRDVPVVERARFDALSADGVLSYEYATVAPGDVVGLDRVVRWLLLRRPAMDGSAPHLDAPRGVLLLGVQGCGKSLAARAAASILGVPLLRLDLAGVHDKYVGESERRLRDALAAADALAPCVLWVDEIEKAVASSDGDGGSSRRVLGTLLTWLADRGSRVFVAATANDIAALPPELVRKGRFDELFFVDLPDEAARSALLRLHATRRGLALRDDETTPLVAASQGFSGAEIEQAVVAATYAAHAHGGTLDAATVLTELRTTRPLAVVMAERVAALRAWAGTRTVPAR from the coding sequence GTGCACCCGGACCCCACCCGCGACGACCTCGCGGCCCTCGTGGCGGCACGCACGCCCATCGTCGTCCTGGAGACCGAGGACGAGGCCGGCGCGGTCGAGCTCGTGCTGCGCGCCGCGTCGCGCCCGCCCGGCGGCCGCGCGCCGCACCCCGTCTTCCGCTGGAGCGTGACCGACGGCCTGCGCCGGCTCGACGTGGACCTCGGCGGGTCCCAGCTGCACAACAGCGAACCTCCGGCGCTGCTGCGCTCGATCGCGGACGGTGTCGCGCCCGCCGTGTACGTCCTGCTCGACCTGCACCCGTGGTTCGACGACCCGGTCGTCGTGCGCCTGCTCAAGGACGTCGCGCAGCGACCCATGGGTCTGCGCAGCACGCTGGTGCTCGTGTCGCACGCGCTGACGCTGCCCCGCGAGGTCGAGCACCTGGCCGTGCGGCTGCCCGTGTCGTTCCCGTCCGCCGCCGAGCGCGCGCTCATCGTGGACCGGACGGTCGCGGCCTGGGGGCAGGTGACCGGCCAGCTGCCGCACGTCGACGCCCACGCACGCGAGCTGCTCGTGCAGCGCCTCGCCGGGCTGTCACGCGCGGAGGTCGGCCGGCTCGCGCACGGCGCGATCGTCGACGACGGCGCGCTCACCGTCCGCGACGTGCCGGTCGTCGAACGCGCCCGCTTCGACGCGCTGTCGGCCGACGGCGTGCTGTCCTACGAGTACGCGACGGTCGCCCCCGGGGACGTCGTGGGCCTGGACCGCGTCGTGCGCTGGCTGCTGCTGCGCCGCCCGGCGATGGACGGCTCGGCGCCGCACCTGGACGCGCCGCGCGGCGTCCTGCTGCTCGGCGTGCAGGGCTGCGGCAAGTCGCTGGCGGCCCGCGCCGCCGCCTCGATCCTCGGGGTGCCGCTGCTGCGCCTCGACCTGGCCGGTGTGCACGACAAGTACGTCGGCGAGTCCGAGCGCAGGCTGCGTGACGCGCTGGCCGCTGCCGACGCACTCGCGCCGTGCGTGCTGTGGGTCGACGAGATCGAGAAGGCGGTGGCGAGCAGCGACGGCGACGGCGGCTCGTCACGGCGGGTCCTGGGGACCCTGCTGACGTGGCTGGCCGACCGCGGGTCCCGCGTCTTCGTCGCCGCGACCGCCAACGACATCGCCGCGCTGCCGCCCGAGCTGGTCCGCAAGGGCCGGTTCGACGAGCTCTTCTTCGTCGACCTGCCCGACGAGGCCGCGCGGTCGGCGCTCCTGCGGCTGCACGCCACCCGCCGGGGCCTGGCGCTGCGTGACGACGAGACGACGCCGCTGGTCGCCGCGTCGCAGGGCTTCTCCGGTGCGGAGATCGAGCAGGCCGTCGTCGCCGCGACCTACGCCGCCCACGCGCACGGCGGGACGCTGGACGCCGCGACCGTGCTGACCGAGCTGCGTACGACGCGCCCCCTGGCCGTCGTCATGGCGGAGCGCGTCGCGGCGCTGCGCGCCTGGGCGGGCACGCGGACCGTGCCCGCCCGCTGA
- a CDS encoding phosphoenolpyruvate carboxylase: protein MSEAQIRSDVPRGVVSHEVPELLRNDVRLLGELLGRVLREAGGEDLLADVERLRELTIASHGDPDGHALAEAEALVAGFSHGRAEQVARAFTCYFHLANLAEEYHRVRVLHDRESRLAPHELAPDDSLPAAYQQLVDEMGEDTARARLRDLEFRPVFTAHPTEARRRAVARSIRRVAELVAERDTLHIGGTTLAENERRLLSEIDTLWRTSPLRAEKPTVLDEVVTVLSIFDATLADILPTVYRRLDDWLLEDAAGTTAPVVAPFARLGTWIGGDRDGNPNVTAEVTRAAAMLASEHALDALLASARRTADGLTLDGVGTPASPGLSALWQRLRSLSEAMTSRIANDAPNEPHRRAMLGVIERIAATRRRDADLAYPSADALEADLRTVQDSLHAAGARRAAYGDLQRLLWQVQTFGFHLAELEVRQHSQVHAAALADIEEHGVDGDLQPMTVEVLDTFRALGTVQRRFGIKAARRYIVSFTQSAEHLAAVYRLAELAFGGADDAPVIDAIPLFETFADLQNSIDILDGALAHPRVQERLAANGRRVEVMLGYSDSSKDVGPLSATLALDDAQRRIAEWADRNDIVLTLFHGRGGALGRGGGPANRAVLAQPPGSVDGRFKLTEQGEVIFARYGDPDIATRHIEQVTAATLLADAPSVVRRNDEAAARFADLAARLDVTSRERFHALVRADGFPAWFAQVTPLEELGLLPIGSRPARRGLSVSSLDDLRAIPWVFSWSQARINLAGWYGLGTALEAVGDLDELRTAYAEWPLFATIIDNVEMSLAKTDERIAAHYLALGDRDDLAGLVLGEMALTRRWVLATTGSTGVLSRRRILGRAVQLRSPYVDALSLLQLRALRGLRTGQDDQSTDDLRRLLLLTVNGVAAGLQNTG from the coding sequence GTGAGCGAAGCGCAGATCAGGTCGGACGTCCCACGCGGCGTCGTCAGCCACGAGGTACCGGAGCTCCTGCGCAACGACGTCCGGCTCCTGGGGGAGCTGCTCGGACGCGTCCTGCGCGAGGCCGGCGGGGAGGACCTGCTCGCCGACGTCGAACGCCTGCGGGAGCTGACGATCGCCTCGCACGGGGACCCTGACGGGCATGCGCTCGCCGAGGCCGAGGCGCTCGTGGCGGGGTTCAGCCACGGACGCGCCGAGCAGGTGGCGCGCGCCTTCACCTGCTACTTCCACCTCGCCAACCTGGCCGAGGAGTACCACCGGGTGCGCGTGCTGCACGACCGCGAGTCGCGGCTCGCGCCGCACGAGCTGGCGCCCGACGACTCGCTGCCCGCGGCGTACCAGCAGCTCGTCGACGAGATGGGCGAGGACACCGCGCGCGCCCGGCTGCGCGACCTGGAGTTCCGGCCCGTCTTCACGGCGCACCCGACGGAGGCGCGCCGACGGGCCGTCGCCCGCTCGATCCGCCGCGTCGCCGAGCTCGTCGCCGAGCGCGACACCCTGCACATCGGCGGCACGACGCTCGCGGAGAACGAGCGTCGCCTCCTGTCGGAGATCGACACGCTGTGGCGCACGTCCCCGCTGCGGGCGGAGAAGCCGACGGTGCTCGACGAGGTCGTGACGGTCCTGTCGATCTTCGACGCGACGCTCGCGGACATCCTGCCCACCGTGTACCGCCGTCTCGACGACTGGCTGCTCGAGGACGCCGCCGGCACGACCGCGCCCGTCGTCGCGCCGTTCGCGCGCCTCGGCACGTGGATCGGCGGCGACCGCGACGGCAACCCCAACGTCACGGCCGAGGTGACGCGCGCCGCGGCGATGCTCGCCTCCGAGCACGCGCTCGACGCCCTGCTCGCCTCCGCGCGCCGCACGGCCGACGGGCTCACGCTCGACGGCGTGGGCACGCCCGCGTCGCCGGGACTCAGCGCGCTGTGGCAGCGCCTGCGCTCCCTGTCGGAGGCGATGACGTCGCGCATCGCCAACGACGCCCCCAACGAGCCGCACCGCCGCGCGATGCTCGGCGTCATCGAGCGCATCGCGGCGACCCGTCGCCGCGACGCCGACCTGGCGTACCCGAGCGCCGACGCGCTCGAGGCGGACCTGCGCACCGTGCAGGACTCGCTGCACGCCGCCGGCGCCCGGCGCGCCGCCTACGGGGACCTGCAGCGCCTCCTCTGGCAGGTCCAGACCTTCGGCTTCCACCTCGCCGAGCTCGAGGTGCGTCAGCACTCCCAGGTCCACGCCGCCGCGCTCGCGGACATCGAGGAGCACGGCGTCGACGGCGACCTGCAGCCGATGACGGTCGAGGTGCTCGACACCTTCCGTGCGCTCGGGACGGTGCAGCGCCGGTTCGGCATCAAGGCCGCGCGGCGCTACATCGTGTCCTTCACGCAGTCCGCCGAGCACCTCGCCGCGGTCTACCGGCTCGCCGAGCTGGCGTTCGGCGGGGCGGACGACGCCCCGGTCATCGACGCGATCCCGCTGTTCGAGACGTTCGCCGACCTGCAGAACAGCATCGACATCCTCGACGGCGCGCTGGCGCACCCGCGCGTGCAGGAGCGGCTCGCCGCCAACGGCCGGCGGGTCGAGGTCATGCTCGGGTACTCCGACTCGTCCAAGGACGTCGGGCCCCTGTCCGCGACGCTGGCGCTCGACGACGCGCAGCGGCGCATCGCCGAGTGGGCGGACCGCAACGACATCGTGCTCACGCTGTTCCACGGCCGCGGCGGCGCGCTCGGTCGCGGTGGCGGCCCGGCGAACCGCGCCGTCCTGGCCCAGCCGCCCGGCTCGGTCGACGGCCGGTTCAAGCTCACCGAGCAGGGCGAGGTCATCTTCGCCCGGTACGGGGACCCGGACATCGCGACCCGGCACATCGAGCAGGTGACCGCTGCGACGCTGCTCGCCGACGCCCCGAGCGTCGTGCGCCGCAACGACGAGGCGGCCGCGCGGTTCGCGGACCTCGCCGCCCGGCTCGACGTGACGTCGCGCGAGCGGTTCCACGCACTGGTCCGCGCCGACGGCTTCCCGGCCTGGTTCGCCCAGGTCACGCCCCTGGAGGAGCTCGGACTGCTGCCCATCGGCTCGCGTCCGGCCCGCCGCGGCCTGTCGGTGTCGTCGCTCGACGACCTGCGTGCGATCCCGTGGGTGTTCTCGTGGTCGCAGGCCCGCATCAACCTGGCCGGCTGGTACGGGCTGGGGACCGCGCTCGAGGCGGTCGGGGACCTGGACGAGCTGCGCACGGCGTACGCCGAGTGGCCGCTGTTCGCGACGATCATCGACAACGTCGAGATGTCGCTGGCCAAGACCGACGAGCGCATCGCCGCGCACTACCTGGCGCTCGGCGACCGCGACGACCTCGCGGGCCTGGTCCTCGGCGAGATGGCGCTGACGCGGCGCTGGGTCCTGGCGACGACGGGCAGCACGGGCGTGCTCTCGCGGCGCCGGATCCTCGGCCGCGCCGTGCAGCTCCGCAGCCCGTACGTGGACGCGCTGTCGTTGCTGCAGCTGCGGGCCCTGCGCGGCCTGCGGACGGGTCAGGACGATCAGTCGACGGACGACCTGCGCCGCCTGCTGCTCCTGACGGTCAACGGCGTCGCCGCCGGTCTGCAGAACACCGGCTGA